One Alnus glutinosa chromosome 3, dhAlnGlut1.1, whole genome shotgun sequence genomic region harbors:
- the LOC133863393 gene encoding uncharacterized protein LOC133863393, which produces MAATKVSLKLFIDKKSHRVIFAEADKEFVDFLFSIFSLPVGAITRLLKEGGGMVGSLPGLYRSIENLSFSYYIQPGKDKRFLLEPRVFMPGAKVPLLLPNVGSTFRQLYKCSNKSCLYYSIIINFYSYVVAEDNSKICSSCQKNKMVRNECLVGPRLSFTSDGYVDRTAIYMVMDGLEVKVLSTNSFVTLFKEFNVDEIVDIEEKVVFFGMDEGVKLLQAAFHSETVLTDIFIPVEIIKTEESIKKEGC; this is translated from the exons ATGGCAGCAACAAAGGTAAGCCTCAAGCTTTTTATAGACAAAAAGAGCCATCGAGTGATCTTTGCTGAAGCAGACAAGGAATTTGTTGATTTCCTCTTTAGTATTTTCAGTCTGCCGGTCGGCGCTATAACTAGGCTTCTGAAAGAGGGAGGCGGCATGGTAGGCAGCTTGCCAGGCCTCTACCGGAGCATTGAAAATCTGAGTTTCTCTTATTACATCCAACCAGGCAAAGATAAACGCTTTCTGCTAGAACCCAGAGTATTCATGCCTGGTGCTAAAGTCCCTCTTCTTTTGCCAAACGTTGGGTCAACATTCCGTCAATTGTATAAGTGTTCAAACAAATCTTGTCTGTACTATTCCATCATCATTAATTTTTACAGTTATGTGGTGGCTGAAGACAACAGCAAAATTTGTTCTtcatgccaaaaaaataaaatggtacGGAACGAATGTCTCGTAGGCCCCAGACTATCCTTCACTAGTGATGGTTATGTGGATCGGACGGCTATATACATGGTGATGGATGGTCTGGAGGTGAAGGTCTTGTCCACCAACTCTTTTGTCACTCTGTTTAAGGAGTTTAATGTCGATGAAATAGTTGATATTGAGGAGAAAGTAGTCTTTTTCGGCATGGATGAG GGTGTGAAATTGCTCCAGGCTGCTTTTCATTCAGAGACTGTTTTGACCGACATCTTCATTCCGGTAGAGATCATTAAAACTGAGGAGTCAATTAAAAAGGAGGGATGTTAG
- the LOC133863395 gene encoding uncharacterized protein LOC133863395, with protein MAATNVSLKLFIDKRRQQVLYAEADKKFVDFLLSFFTLPVGAVTRLLLDGGSVGGCLPSLYQSIKNLSVAYIRPDKSKLFLLEPKVVMPGAELPLLLPNIGSTFRQLYRCPNVTGTCLSFVAIDDSTICPSCNSKMERNVKCVDPPSVIRAASSSEEGYVIGMVKYMVMDDLEVMALSSATLVSLLTKSNVKEIGDLEEKVVDVGMDEGVKLLKASFQSKTVLTDVFLPAEIIKTVDSIKNDMIIHPKTASL; from the exons ATGGCCGCAACAAACGTAAGCCTGAAGCTTTTCATTGACAAAAGGAGGCAACAAGTGCTTTATGCTGAAGCAgacaaaaaatttgttgatttcCTATTAAGCTTTTTTACTCTGCCCGTCGGAGCTGTCACGAGGCTTCTGTTAGATGGAGGCAGCGTGGGAGGCTGCTTGCCAAGCCTCTACCAGAGCATTAAAAATCTGAGTGTTGCTTACATACGACCAGACAAAAGCAAACTTTTTCTGCTAGAACCCAAAGTAGTCATGCCTGGTGCTGAACTCCCTCTCCTATTGCCAAACATTGGCTCAACTTTTCGTCAGTTGTATAGGTGTCCGAACGTAACCGGTACTTGTTTGAGTTTCGTGGCTATTGACGATAGCACGATTTGTCCTTCGTGCAATTCTAAGATGGAGCGGAACGTAAAATGCGTAGACCCACCAAGCGTAATTAGGGCAGCCTCCTCAAGTGAGGAAGGTTACGTGATAGGGATGGTTAAGTACATGGTGATGGATGATCTGGAGGTGATGGCCTTGTCCTCCGCTACTCTTGTCTCTCTGCTTACCAAGTCTAATGTGAAAGAAATAGGAGATCTTGAAGAGAAAGTGGTTGATGTGGGCATGGATGAG GGTGTGAAATTGCTCAAAGCTTCTTTTCAATCAAAGACTGTTTTGACTGACGTCTTCCTTCCGGCAGAGATCATTAAAACTGTCGACTCAATTAAGAATGATATGATCATCCATCCAAAAACGGCTTCTCTTTAG
- the LOC133863396 gene encoding uncharacterized protein LOC133863396, translating into MASKKVSLKLLIEKKSQRVLFAEADKKFVDFLFSIFTLPVGTVTKLLQKQDMAGCLHSLYKSIENLRDIYLQPDQDKNFLLNPKVAISGAKVPLLLPSVELSYTAMKFYSCDINKDDDEEDDNDCTSEEEEDDDDNDCSSEYVANDQRAICPSCKSSMTHELSYVDPPRDIKTFSSSEGGHVKGVITYMVMDDLQVKPMSAISAITLLSKFNVRDVGAAEEKVVDFGMDEFYKLLLLLSE; encoded by the exons ATGGCATCAAAAAAGGTAAGCCTGAAGCTTTTGATAGAGAAAAAGAGCCAAAGGGTGCTCTTTGCTGAAGCAGATAAGAAAtttgttgattttctctttAGCATTTTTACTCTGCCGGTCGGAACTGTCACTAAGCTCTTACAAAAGCAAGACATGGCAGGCTGCTTGCATAGCCTGTACAAGAGCATAGAGAATCTGCGTGATATTTACCTTCAGCCAGACCAAGACAAAAACTTTCTGCTAAACCCAAAAGTAGCCATTTCCGGTGCTAAAGTCCCTCTCCTCTTGCCAAGCGTTGAGCTGTCATATACAGCCATGAAATTTTATAGCTGTGATATCAACAAGGACGATGACGAGGAGGACGACAACGACTGTACCtcagaggaggaggaggacgaCGACGACAATGACTGTTCCTCGGAGTACGTGGCTAATGACCAGAGAGCAATTTGTCCTTCGTGCAAGAGTTCAATGACCCACGAGCTAAGTTACGTAGACCCACCAAGGGATATCAAGACATTCTCTTCTAGTGAGGGAGGTCACGTGAAAGGGGTGATTACTTACATGGTGATGGATGATCTTCAAGTGAAGCCCATGTCCGCTATCTCTGCTATCACTTTACTTAGCAAGTTCAATGTCAGGGACGTAGGGGCTGCTGAGGAGAAGGTGGTCGATTTTGGCATGGATGAG TTTTATaagctattattattattgagtgAATAA